A genomic stretch from Acetomicrobium sp. S15 = DSM 107314 includes:
- a CDS encoding 4-hydroxyphenylacetate 3-hydroxylase N-terminal domain-containing protein, whose protein sequence is MLRTKEEYHERLFSMRNNIYVGGQRVGRDDSRLRPGINVLDVTFDLAQDPRWKGLATAISSVTGEEINRWNHLPQNPYDLLQKQKAIRLAARRVGGCIQRCMGHDAINALAIYTKEIDEAEGTDYHARFISYLRGYQLEDLDGTCCQTDAKGDRLKRPSQQENPDSYVHVVEKKKDGVVVRGIKMSITQAAYADVFFVIPTRALKEEDADYAIAFAVPADEDGIKVVTRPVWLRDKDEPHVAPFCTYGVSDSVIIFDDVFIPWERVFMCGEWQYGRRLALLFANSHRHSYCGCKPALSDVLCGATLLAAEANNVDKVFHVREKLSKYVGTAELAYAAGVAAAVYGKKTSSGVFFPNEIYANVGRRLTGESIYHEYNILTEVAGGISVTLPFAEDFGAPETREELTRFIVRNPYINAEEALKIWKFVENVGASPMTAWYLIAGVHGGGSPVMETIALNSEYDYDERKRLARYLAGIDAEFDDSKLRTLEPSFGDGLVEERKINNKNN, encoded by the coding sequence ATGCTACGAACGAAAGAGGAATATCACGAACGTCTCTTTTCAATGAGGAACAATATTTATGTCGGCGGGCAGCGAGTTGGCAGAGATGACTCTCGTCTACGTCCTGGGATAAATGTGTTGGATGTAACCTTTGATCTTGCACAGGATCCGAGATGGAAAGGGCTTGCCACGGCTATTTCATCGGTCACAGGGGAAGAAATTAATCGATGGAATCACCTGCCTCAGAATCCTTACGATCTCCTACAAAAGCAAAAAGCGATCCGTTTAGCTGCACGAAGAGTCGGAGGTTGCATCCAACGCTGTATGGGGCACGATGCTATCAACGCATTGGCTATATACACTAAGGAAATTGATGAGGCTGAGGGAACAGATTATCATGCGCGATTTATTTCTTACCTGCGAGGGTACCAATTAGAAGATCTGGATGGAACTTGCTGTCAAACCGATGCCAAGGGGGATCGCCTGAAGCGTCCCTCTCAGCAAGAAAATCCCGATTCCTATGTTCATGTAGTGGAGAAGAAAAAAGACGGTGTCGTGGTGCGAGGTATAAAAATGTCCATTACTCAGGCAGCATATGCCGATGTCTTTTTTGTAATACCAACACGGGCGCTAAAAGAAGAGGATGCTGATTATGCCATTGCGTTTGCCGTGCCTGCCGATGAGGATGGGATCAAAGTGGTTACACGTCCCGTTTGGTTGAGAGATAAAGACGAGCCACATGTAGCCCCCTTTTGTACCTATGGCGTCTCGGATTCGGTTATTATTTTTGACGATGTTTTTATTCCCTGGGAACGGGTTTTTATGTGCGGGGAATGGCAATACGGTAGAAGGCTTGCTCTTCTCTTTGCTAATTCCCACCGTCATAGTTACTGCGGTTGCAAGCCAGCTCTTTCTGACGTTCTGTGTGGTGCCACGCTGCTGGCAGCTGAAGCTAACAATGTTGATAAGGTGTTTCATGTCAGAGAGAAACTATCTAAATATGTTGGAACCGCAGAACTCGCCTATGCGGCGGGAGTTGCTGCTGCTGTTTATGGTAAAAAGACTTCGAGTGGGGTTTTTTTCCCCAACGAAATCTATGCCAATGTAGGACGTCGGTTGACGGGGGAGTCAATTTATCATGAATACAATATCCTTACAGAGGTTGCTGGTGGTATCTCGGTGACACTTCCTTTTGCTGAAGATTTTGGTGCTCCTGAGACTAGGGAGGAATTAACACGGTTCATTGTGAGGAATCCGTACATCAACGCCGAGGAAGCCCTAAAAATATGGAAATTTGTAGAAAACGTAGGAGCTTCACCTATGACAGCATGGTATCTGATTGCTGGTGTCCACGGCGGTGGATCGCCAGTCATGGAGACTATCGCTCTCAATAGTGAATATGATTACGATGAACGGAAAAGGTTAGCCCGGTATTTGGCTGGAATCGATGCTGAATTTGACGATTCGAAACTGCGTACTTTAGAGCCCTCTTTTGGTGATGGATTAGTTGAAGAACGAAAGATTAATAATAAGAATAATTAG
- a CDS encoding thiolase family protein, whose translation MREVVVIDAVRTPIGRFMGGLSSLSASDMGAKVIAALFKRTGLSPSEVDHVIMGCTLQLGENAYLSRLAAIKAGVPNETPAVTVNRLCGSGLEAINEATRLIQLNLADICVAGGSESMSNGQYFSDHMRSGARLGHVTMTDSVVAVLTDPMLGIHMGLTAENLAEKYGISREEQDAFALKSHQKAVRARQEKRFESQIIPVGIASRKETVVVEADEGPREDTSLDSLARLSPAFKPSGTVTAGNASSLNDAASAVLVMEKEKAVALGLTPGCRILSQAVVAVDPKYMGIGPVYAVPKALEMAGVTLQDMDVIELNEAFAAQSLAVLKELGLQPENVNPNGGAIALGHPIGATGAILLTKAVHELERSGGEFGLITLCIGGGQGIATVIRRI comes from the coding sequence ATGCGCGAAGTCGTTGTCATAGATGCTGTTAGAACACCTATCGGTCGCTTTATGGGAGGTTTATCCTCACTGAGCGCTTCAGATATGGGTGCCAAGGTCATCGCAGCCCTGTTTAAAAGAACTGGTCTTTCTCCCTCTGAAGTAGATCACGTTATTATGGGATGCACCTTGCAACTTGGGGAAAATGCTTATCTCAGCCGGCTGGCCGCCATAAAGGCGGGTGTCCCAAATGAAACACCTGCAGTGACGGTGAATCGTCTTTGTGGCTCAGGATTGGAAGCCATTAACGAGGCAACTCGACTGATTCAGCTTAACTTGGCCGACATATGCGTGGCTGGTGGTTCAGAAAGTATGAGTAATGGACAATATTTTTCGGATCACATGCGGTCTGGAGCTCGCTTAGGACACGTTACAATGACAGATAGTGTAGTTGCTGTGTTAACGGATCCCATGCTGGGTATTCATATGGGGTTGACCGCAGAAAATCTCGCTGAAAAATATGGAATTAGCAGAGAAGAGCAGGATGCTTTCGCTCTCAAAAGTCATCAGAAAGCTGTAAGGGCGCGTCAGGAGAAACGGTTTGAATCGCAAATTATACCCGTTGGGATTGCTTCGAGGAAAGAGACAGTAGTGGTCGAAGCTGACGAAGGTCCCCGTGAAGATACCTCGCTGGATTCTCTGGCAAGATTGAGCCCGGCCTTTAAGCCTAGCGGCACCGTTACTGCTGGTAATGCATCGAGCCTTAACGACGCTGCCTCCGCAGTTCTGGTCATGGAAAAGGAAAAGGCTGTCGCTCTCGGGCTGACTCCGGGGTGTCGGATTCTTTCACAAGCCGTGGTTGCGGTTGATCCGAAATACATGGGAATTGGACCAGTATATGCCGTTCCGAAAGCGTTAGAAATGGCAGGAGTGACTCTTCAAGATATGGACGTCATCGAGCTAAATGAGGCCTTTGCGGCGCAATCGCTAGCCGTCCTGAAAGAGCTCGGGCTGCAACCTGAGAATGTAAACCCGAACGGTGGAGCCATTGCCCTGGGTCATCCCATTGGTGCAACAGGTGCAATTCTGTTAACAAAAGCGGTACATGAATTAGAAAGAAGTGGGGGAGAGTTTGGCCTGATAACCCTTTGTATCGGAGGAGGGCAAGGCATAGCCACGGTCATCCGACGGATCTGA